From one Tetragenococcus osmophilus genomic stretch:
- a CDS encoding GNAT family N-acetyltransferase: MENIGTIQLQTKRLILRLLTVQDAPQMFNHWANNPKVTKYLSWKPYQTVKDIENNLHEYQQNYIDPNYFFWGIEEKSTLQLIGTISASIADKTSKTAEIGYCIGQNWWNKGYTSEALEEVIAYLFEKNGFERVEGFYDTKNPASGKVMQKAGMSYEGTFYQRLVNNRGIVDGACYAILKRDYVSKKAEQQIVQFLKQTAISYDLLRHKTVYTVKEIDFELPATKVKNLFLKGKNSFYLVVLPENKRAPLKEIAHEVGEKHLSFASDQRLSQFLHSTQGAVSPLGLLFDTKQQVQLIIDSQIDPRENIGFHPNQNDKTLIFSFPDFLAFLTQINHPPRYIAT; encoded by the coding sequence TTGGAAAATATTGGTACAATACAGTTACAGACAAAGCGTCTCATCCTTCGCCTGTTAACTGTTCAGGATGCGCCACAAATGTTTAACCATTGGGCTAACAACCCTAAAGTGACAAAGTATCTTTCCTGGAAACCATATCAAACAGTTAAAGACATTGAAAACAACTTACATGAATATCAACAAAATTATATTGATCCTAATTATTTTTTCTGGGGAATTGAAGAAAAATCAACCCTACAATTAATTGGAACGATATCAGCAAGTATTGCTGATAAAACGAGTAAGACTGCAGAAATTGGCTACTGTATTGGCCAAAATTGGTGGAATAAAGGATATACCAGTGAAGCGTTGGAGGAAGTCATTGCCTACCTATTTGAAAAAAATGGATTTGAAAGGGTGGAAGGCTTCTATGATACAAAAAATCCTGCTTCAGGGAAAGTCATGCAAAAAGCTGGCATGTCTTATGAAGGCACTTTTTATCAAAGGCTTGTAAATAACCGCGGTATTGTCGACGGTGCTTGTTACGCTATTTTAAAAAGAGACTATGTTAGCAAGAAGGCTGAACAGCAGATTGTTCAATTTTTAAAACAAACAGCTATTTCCTATGATTTACTACGACATAAAACTGTTTATACCGTAAAAGAAATTGACTTTGAGCTTCCCGCTACTAAAGTAAAAAATTTATTTTTAAAAGGGAAAAATTCTTTTTATTTAGTTGTTTTACCAGAAAATAAACGAGCACCTCTGAAAGAAATTGCCCATGAGGTTGGAGAAAAGCATCTATCTTTTGCTTCTGATCAAAGATTGAGTCAATTTTTACATTCCACTCAAGGGGCTGTCTCTCCTTTAGGCTTATTGTTTGATACAAAGCAACAAGTCCAGTTAATTATTGACAGCCAGATTGACCCAAGGGAAAATATTGGCTTTCATCCAAACCAAAACGATAAGACGCTCATCTTTAGTTTTCCCGATTTTTTGGCTTTTCTTACACAAATTAACCATCCACCAAGATATATAGCTACATAA
- a CDS encoding aspartate/glutamate racemase family protein, with protein MKKFFTILGGMGTLATESFIHVLNERTPIHADQDYLNYLLVNHATVPDRTDFILGKSEDDPSLAIKEDIQQYSHFQPDFFVLTCNTAHHFFDELQKETDIPILHMPRLAVEQVNKKFANGNGKTRVGLLATEGTIQTKVYEDELTKFDNLEVVLPDVAIQQDVTNLIYRDVKENHFCNEELFYQILRKMAEDFSCDVMVLGCTELSLVQEFTQNTKYPVVDAQSELADETIRRALDNRA; from the coding sequence ATGAAAAAATTTTTTACAATTCTTGGCGGTATGGGGACATTAGCTACTGAAAGTTTTATACATGTATTAAATGAGCGGACCCCCATCCATGCTGATCAAGATTATCTTAATTACCTTTTAGTCAATCATGCTACTGTACCTGATCGAACGGATTTTATTTTAGGAAAGTCGGAGGATGACCCTTCGCTTGCTATAAAAGAAGATATTCAGCAGTATAGCCATTTTCAACCGGATTTTTTTGTGCTTACTTGTAATACTGCACATCATTTCTTTGATGAATTACAAAAAGAAACGGATATTCCTATCCTACACATGCCACGACTTGCTGTAGAACAAGTGAATAAGAAATTTGCTAATGGCAACGGAAAGACACGTGTTGGTTTATTAGCCACGGAAGGAACGATTCAAACAAAAGTTTATGAGGATGAACTAACGAAATTTGATAACTTAGAAGTGGTTCTACCTGATGTTGCTATACAACAAGACGTTACAAACTTGATTTATCGCGATGTTAAAGAAAACCATTTTTGTAATGAAGAGTTATTTTATCAAATTTTACGAAAAATGGCGGAAGATTTTTCTTGTGATGTGATGGTTTTAGGTTGCACTGAATTATCTTTGGTACAAGAATTTACACAAAATACAAAATACCCTGTTGTTGATGCTCAATCAGAATTAGCAGATGAAACAATTCGACGAGCTTTGGACAATCGGGCATAA
- a CDS encoding DUF488 domain-containing protein has protein sequence MGKIQTKRAYEDIESSDGKRVLVDRMWPRGIKKEKLEIALWEKEIAPTNELRKEFGHDPEKFSWFEKEYKKELDNNDKTKDFVSQIAEWLKNNNVTLIYGAKDKKYNQAVVLQDYLSQKIEGN, from the coding sequence ATGGGAAAAATACAAACAAAACGTGCATATGAAGACATCGAATCTTCAGATGGTAAACGAGTTTTGGTAGATCGGATGTGGCCAAGAGGAATAAAAAAAGAAAAGCTAGAAATAGCCTTATGGGAAAAAGAAATTGCTCCAACAAATGAACTACGCAAAGAATTTGGCCATGATCCCGAAAAATTTTCTTGGTTTGAGAAAGAGTATAAAAAAGAATTAGACAACAACGATAAGACGAAAGACTTTGTTAGCCAGATTGCAGAATGGTTAAAAAATAATAACGTAACTCTTATCTATGGTGCCAAAGATAAAAAGTACAATCAAGCAGTTGTATTACAAGATTACCTTTCACAAAAGATAGAAGGTAATTAA
- the thrS gene encoding threonine--tRNA ligase, translating into MLRITFPDGSIKELESGITPKEIAEGISNSLAKKALAGKFNDQLIDLGRPITEDGTIEIVTPDHEDALGILRHSAAHLMANAMRRLYPNIHFGVGPAIETGFYYDTDNGENPVTSEDFPAIEAEMMKIVKENNPITRKVLTKEEALDLFADDPYKVELINDMPEDEQITAYDQGDFIDLCRGPHVPSTGRIQVFKLLSVAGAYWRGNSDNQMMQRVYGTAFFNKKDLKTFIKEREEAKERDHRKLGKELGLFTISPEVGSGLPFWLPKGATIRRIIERYIVDKEISLGYQHVYTPIMANVDFYKQSGHWDHYHEDMFPPMDMGDGEMLVLRPMNCPHHMMVYKNDIHSYRELPIRIAELGQMHRYEKSGALSGLQRVREMTLNDGHTFVRPDQIKEEFKRTLELMTAVYDDFNINDYRFRLSYRDPNDKEKYFDDDQMWEHAQFVLKEALDELGVQYYEAEGEAAFYGPKLDVQVKTALGMEETLSTIQLDFLMPERFDLTYVGEDGENTHRPVVIHRGIVSTMERFVAHLTEVYKGAFPTWLAPIQATIIPVSVDLHADYAYEIKGRLQEQGIRVEVDERNEKMGYKIRASQTQKIPYQIVVGDSEMAESTVNVRRYGSKETEVQPTNIFIDAIVADVNNYSRE; encoded by the coding sequence ATGTTAAGAATCACTTTCCCAGATGGTTCTATAAAAGAATTAGAATCTGGTATTACACCAAAAGAAATTGCTGAAGGGATTAGCAACAGCTTGGCTAAAAAAGCACTAGCTGGTAAGTTTAATGACCAATTAATTGATTTGGGTCGTCCTATTACTGAAGATGGCACTATTGAAATTGTTACCCCTGATCATGAAGATGCTTTAGGAATTTTACGTCATTCCGCAGCTCATTTAATGGCTAATGCCATGAGACGTTTGTATCCTAATATTCATTTTGGGGTAGGGCCAGCGATTGAAACTGGTTTTTATTACGATACAGATAATGGTGAAAACCCGGTAACTTCAGAAGATTTTCCTGCAATTGAAGCAGAAATGATGAAAATTGTTAAGGAAAATAATCCAATTACTCGTAAAGTGCTGACCAAAGAAGAAGCGCTTGATCTTTTTGCGGATGACCCTTATAAAGTAGAGCTAATTAATGATATGCCAGAAGATGAACAAATTACAGCTTATGATCAAGGTGATTTTATTGATTTATGTCGGGGACCTCATGTGCCTTCAACAGGCCGCATTCAAGTCTTTAAACTACTTTCCGTGGCTGGCGCGTATTGGCGTGGAAATTCAGACAATCAAATGATGCAACGGGTTTATGGTACAGCTTTCTTTAATAAAAAAGATCTAAAAACGTTTATTAAAGAAAGAGAAGAAGCAAAAGAACGCGATCATCGAAAATTAGGTAAGGAGCTAGGTTTGTTTACAATATCGCCAGAAGTTGGTTCAGGCTTACCTTTTTGGTTGCCAAAAGGTGCTACCATTCGCCGAATCATTGAACGCTACATTGTAGATAAAGAAATAAGTTTAGGTTATCAACATGTGTATACACCAATTATGGCTAACGTTGACTTTTATAAACAATCTGGACACTGGGATCATTATCATGAAGACATGTTCCCGCCGATGGATATGGGCGATGGTGAAATGCTTGTCTTACGTCCAATGAATTGCCCGCATCATATGATGGTTTATAAAAATGATATTCATTCTTATCGCGAATTACCGATCCGGATCGCTGAACTTGGCCAAATGCATCGCTATGAAAAATCTGGAGCTTTGTCTGGCTTACAACGTGTACGTGAAATGACATTAAACGATGGTCACACTTTTGTACGCCCGGATCAAATCAAAGAAGAATTCAAACGAACATTAGAATTAATGACAGCAGTGTACGATGATTTCAATATTAACGATTATCGCTTCCGATTGAGTTACCGAGACCCTAATGATAAAGAAAAATACTTTGATGATGACCAAATGTGGGAACATGCCCAATTTGTTTTAAAAGAAGCATTGGATGAGTTAGGTGTACAATACTATGAAGCTGAAGGCGAAGCTGCTTTTTATGGTCCTAAATTAGACGTACAAGTAAAAACTGCTTTAGGCATGGAAGAAACATTATCAACGATCCAACTTGATTTCTTGATGCCTGAACGCTTTGATTTAACTTATGTAGGAGAAGATGGGGAAAACACACATCGCCCTGTAGTTATTCACCGCGGTATTGTATCCACTATGGAACGTTTTGTGGCTCATTTAACCGAAGTGTATAAAGGAGCCTTTCCTACTTGGTTAGCACCTATTCAAGCAACAATTATCCCGGTTTCAGTGGATTTACATGCTGACTATGCTTATGAAATTAAAGGTCGTTTGCAAGAACAAGGGATACGTGTTGAAGTGGACGAACGAAACGAAAAAATGGGTTATAAGATCCGCGCTTCGCAAACGCAAAAGATTCCTTACCAAATTGTCGTAGGAGATAGCGAGATGGCAGAATCTACTGTAAATGTGCGTCGTTATGGCAGCAAGGAAACAGAAGTTCAACCAACAAATATCTTTATCGATGCTATTGTTGCGGATGTAAACAATTATAGTAGAGAATAA
- the rnpM gene encoding RNase P modulator RnpM: MKKRKIPLRKSVVSGEMIPKKQLLRITRSKEGEVSIDPTGKKPGRGAYIAIEPEEAQMAWDKRILDRVLETKLSDEFYQELLDYVSHQKARRELFGNE, from the coding sequence ATGAAGAAAAGAAAAATTCCTTTACGAAAATCTGTTGTATCTGGAGAAATGATACCTAAAAAACAATTATTACGTATTACGCGCTCAAAAGAAGGCGAAGTTTCCATTGACCCAACGGGCAAAAAACCAGGACGTGGCGCTTATATCGCTATTGAGCCAGAAGAAGCACAAATGGCTTGGGATAAACGGATTTTAGACCGAGTGTTAGAAACAAAATTAAGTGATGAATTTTATCAAGAATTACTTGATTATGTTTCTCATCAAAAAGCTCGTCGTGAGTTGTTTGGCAATGAGTAA
- a CDS encoding YlxQ-related RNA-binding protein, translated as MSKQKALNMLGLAMRAGKLVTGEEMTIQKIRTQKVKLALVAEDAGENTQKKVKDKSTFYQVPFVNCFRSEEISQAIGKSRMVIGVLDNGFANKIKELISS; from the coding sequence ATGAGTAAACAAAAGGCTTTAAACATGCTAGGATTGGCTATGCGAGCTGGTAAACTTGTCACGGGAGAAGAAATGACGATTCAAAAGATACGTACCCAAAAAGTGAAATTAGCTTTAGTGGCTGAAGATGCTGGTGAAAATACCCAAAAAAAGGTAAAAGATAAAAGTACTTTTTACCAAGTTCCATTTGTTAACTGTTTTCGTTCGGAAGAAATAAGCCAAGCAATTGGTAAGAGCCGAATGGTTATCGGTGTATTAGATAACGGGTTTGCAAATAAAATTAAGGAACTAATATCAAGTTAG
- a CDS encoding NUDIX hydrolase N-terminal domain-containing protein, which translates to MDYLATYKELLSIAQAGLHYGHDKFDQFRYQELNDLALKLIQSLGNEPQEVINDLFSQESGYQTPKVDVRAWITQNNKILLVQDRKTQEWSLPGGYADVGFSPKENIQKEVYEETGLDVNVWQLKAIFDTNLRKDIPQAFQYYKLVFSCEILDGSFTENLETSQMDYFSLNNLPVLSKKRTTKEQLRQLMQQDETSTFE; encoded by the coding sequence ATGGATTATCTAGCGACTTACAAAGAATTATTATCAATTGCTCAAGCAGGTTTACATTATGGCCATGATAAATTTGATCAATTTCGTTACCAGGAATTAAATGATCTAGCGTTAAAACTAATTCAAAGTCTGGGAAACGAGCCACAAGAAGTCATCAACGATTTATTTTCGCAAGAAAGCGGCTATCAGACGCCTAAAGTTGATGTTCGAGCATGGATTACTCAAAATAATAAAATACTACTTGTACAAGATCGTAAAACACAAGAATGGTCCTTACCAGGTGGCTACGCTGATGTGGGCTTTTCTCCAAAAGAAAACATTCAAAAAGAGGTCTACGAAGAAACAGGCTTAGATGTTAATGTCTGGCAATTAAAAGCCATTTTTGACACGAATTTGCGCAAAGATATCCCACAAGCTTTTCAATACTACAAACTTGTATTTTCTTGTGAAATTTTAGATGGTTCTTTTACTGAAAATTTAGAAACGAGTCAAATGGACTACTTTTCTCTCAATAACTTACCTGTACTTTCTAAAAAAAGAACTACTAAAGAACAACTTAGGCAATTAATGCAACAAGACGAAACTAGCACCTTTGAATAG
- the nusA gene encoding transcription termination factor NusA: MSKEMLNALDTLEAEKGVSKSIVIEALESALISAYKRNYGQSQNVEVDFDENEGDIHVFAVKEVTDEVMDSQLEISLKDATEINTAYEVGDEIRFEVTPKDFGRIAAQTAKQVILQRVREAERSIIYEEFSAYENEIMQGVVERQDRRYIYVNLGKIEAVLSKQDQMPNEHYQAHDRIKVYVTRVENTSKGPQVFVSRTHPDLLRRLFEQEVPEIYDGTVEIVSVAREAGDRAKIAVRAADPDIDPVGTCVGPQGQRVQALVNELKGENMDIVEWNEDPAIYIANSLNPSEVSDVIFEVENPKVCTVVVPDHQLSLAIGKRGQNARLAAKLTAYKIDIKSESDMEDFYAQLDEEDTSEEEEVEENNDALTDDTKNNPYEEEIVSNESDDSETEL, translated from the coding sequence ATGAGTAAAGAAATGTTAAATGCCTTAGATACTTTAGAAGCAGAAAAAGGAGTTTCTAAATCGATCGTTATTGAAGCGTTAGAATCAGCCTTAATTTCAGCTTATAAACGTAACTATGGGCAATCACAAAATGTGGAAGTAGACTTTGATGAAAATGAAGGTGACATCCATGTTTTTGCGGTAAAAGAAGTCACAGATGAAGTTATGGATTCGCAATTAGAAATCTCGTTAAAAGATGCTACCGAAATTAATACAGCTTATGAGGTGGGCGATGAAATTCGCTTTGAAGTAACTCCAAAAGATTTTGGAAGAATTGCAGCTCAAACAGCTAAACAAGTAATCTTACAACGAGTTAGAGAAGCTGAACGTTCCATTATCTATGAGGAATTTTCTGCTTATGAAAATGAGATTATGCAAGGCGTCGTTGAACGTCAGGATCGTCGTTATATTTATGTAAACTTAGGTAAAATTGAAGCTGTGTTGTCAAAACAAGATCAAATGCCTAATGAACATTATCAAGCTCATGATCGTATTAAAGTATATGTCACACGTGTTGAAAATACCTCAAAAGGCCCGCAAGTATTTGTGAGCCGGACGCACCCAGACTTATTGCGTCGTTTATTTGAACAAGAAGTACCAGAAATTTATGATGGTACAGTTGAAATTGTAAGTGTGGCACGTGAAGCAGGCGATCGCGCAAAAATAGCAGTACGTGCTGCAGACCCTGATATTGATCCGGTAGGAACTTGCGTAGGTCCTCAAGGGCAACGTGTTCAAGCTTTAGTAAATGAACTAAAAGGTGAAAATATGGATATTGTGGAATGGAATGAAGATCCAGCGATCTATATTGCCAATTCCTTAAACCCGTCAGAGGTCAGCGATGTTATTTTTGAAGTAGAAAACCCTAAAGTTTGTACTGTAGTTGTACCTGATCATCAACTATCATTAGCTATAGGTAAACGTGGACAAAATGCACGTTTAGCAGCGAAATTAACAGCCTATAAGATTGACATTAAGTCAGAATCAGATATGGAAGACTTTTATGCTCAATTAGACGAAGAAGATACTTCTGAAGAGGAAGAAGTAGAAGAAAATAACGATGCTTTAACGGACGATACTAAAAACAACCCTTATGAAGAAGAAATTGTTTCTAATGAATCAGATGACTCTGAAACAGAATTATAA
- the rimP gene encoding ribosome maturation factor RimP: protein MSAVVDTVKDMVMPILEENNFELVDLEFVKEGKNWYLRVFIDKEGGIDIEECAYVSEYLSEKLDNADPDPIPQAYFLEVSSPGAERPLKNEEDYQKAVGDYIHVSLYEPIDNQKQYDGFLQSVDADQLVLKIRIKTREKEITIDRKKIAKAHLAVQI from the coding sequence TTGAGTGCAGTCGTTGATACTGTAAAAGATATGGTGATGCCCATATTAGAAGAAAACAATTTTGAATTGGTTGATTTAGAATTTGTAAAAGAAGGAAAAAATTGGTATCTCCGTGTTTTTATTGATAAAGAAGGCGGCATCGATATTGAAGAGTGCGCTTATGTTAGTGAATATTTAAGCGAGAAGTTGGATAACGCAGATCCAGACCCAATTCCTCAAGCGTATTTCTTAGAAGTTTCTTCTCCTGGAGCAGAACGGCCTTTAAAAAATGAAGAAGATTATCAAAAAGCAGTGGGAGATTATATCCATGTTTCTTTATATGAACCAATCGATAATCAAAAACAATATGATGGTTTTTTACAATCTGTAGATGCTGATCAACTTGTTTTAAAAATTCGTATCAAAACTAGAGAAAAAGAAATTACAATTGATCGCAAAAAAATTGCGAAGGCCCATTTAGCTGTTCAAATATAA